One window from the genome of Salvia miltiorrhiza cultivar Shanhuang (shh) chromosome 7, IMPLAD_Smil_shh, whole genome shotgun sequence encodes:
- the LOC130992553 gene encoding serine/threonine-protein kinase CTR1-like isoform X2, which produces MPHRTTYFFPRQFPDRSLAADHEKKQVVVDEIQDKEDSPPKGGVTCDKIHGKQLAAFVKWLSDKKHRDKSQFAKIKSYDHDHDIEEEDESTQRLLPPPEQPTNESGIERQISLQRVSSEGSTSYAGSLFSGTTLDGNWSANTTGILKEPAGVKEEEGDGVMQRYKEGYYLQLMFAKRLTQQAALVTEPLLLPERRMGGSPDADTVSYRLWVSGCLSYSDKITDGFYNILGMNPYLWLMCNEVEEGRRMPSLIALSNVEPNDSSLEVILVDRRGDSQLRELEDKAQEIYFSAESNITLAEELGKLVALSLGGSFPLEQGDLHRGWKLVDQRFKDLYKCIVIPIGSLSMGLCRHRAILFKKLADYVGLPCRIARGCKYCVSEYQSSCLIKIEDERKLSREYVVDLVGQPGHIHGPDSSINGNILAPVPSPFQITHIKEVQQDVKNKIDCQSVKSKYARGNNNPMRSDGAKGVSLPDRVENDESSVEVLDAGATVSKDGHSKPGTDRIIIKQTYKKEIVVAGNALLAQAGRQPPKVSFCESKDESQIKNKCSDNVKYHASLIPRYLSIEPSLAMDWLEIAWDELHIKERVGAGSFGTVHRAEWHGSDVAVKVLTIQDFHDDQLKEFLREVAIMKRVRHPNVVLFMGAVTRRPHLSIVTEYLPRGSLFRLIHRPAAGEILDQRRRLRMALDVAKGINYLHRLNPPIVHWDLKSPNLLVDRNWTVKVCDFGLSRFKANTFISSKSVAGTPEWMAPEFLRGEPSNEKSDVYSFGVILWELVTMQQPWSGLSPAQVVGAVAFQNRRLAIPANTSPILVSLMESCWADDPAERPSFASIVDTLKKLLKSPLQLIQMGGP; this is translated from the exons ATGCCGCATCGAACCACTTACTTTTTCCCGCGGCAATTTCCTGACCGCAGCTTGGCGGCGGATCACGAGAAGAAGCAGGTGGTGGTAGATGAGATTCAGGACAAGGAGGACTCCCCTCCTAAAGGTGGAGTCACGTGCGACAAGATTCACGGGAAGCAGCTCGCCGCCTTCGTCAAGTGGCTTTCCGACAAGAAACACAGGGACAAATCCCAATTCGCCAAGATCAAATCGTACGATCACGACCATGAtattgaggaagaagatgaatcGACGCAGCGCCTCCTGCCGCCGCCGGAGCAGCCTACAAATGAGAGTGGTATCGAGCGGCAGATTTCGCTGCAGAGAGTGTCGAGCGAGGGGAGCACCAGCTACGCCGGGAGCTTGTTTTCCGGGACCACTTTGGACGGGAATTGGTCGGCGAATACTACTGGAATACTCAAGGAGCCTGCCGGAGTGAAGGAGGAGGAGGGCGATGGGGTGATGCAGAGGTATAAAGAGGGCTACTATCTGCAGCTCATGTTTGCCAAACGCCTCACTCAACAGGCGGCGCTTGTGACGGAGCCTCTGCTTCTGCCGGAACGAAGGATGGGCGGCTCCCCCGATGCCGACACCGTCTCCTATCGTCTTTGG GTGAGTGGTTGCTTGTCATACAGTGACAAAATAACTGATGGATTCTACAACATTTTGGGGATGAATCCATATCTATGGCTAATGTGCAACGAGGTGGAGGAAGGTAGAAGGATGCCCTCATTGATTGCACTCTCAAATGTCGAACCCAATGATTCTTCATTGGAGGTGATTTTGGTGGATCGTCGTGGCGATTCACAGCTCAGAGAGCTTGAAGATAAAGCTCAGGAGATATATTTCTCTGCTGAGAGTAACATCACTTTGGCAGAGGAGCTTGGGAAACTTGTTGCTCTCTCTTTGGG GGGCTCTTTTCCTTTGGAGCAAGGCGACCTTCACCGTGGCTGGAAGTTGGTTGATCAGAGATTTAAGGATTTGTACAAATGCATCGTCATTCCAATTGGCAGCCTATCTATGGGACTTTGCAGGCACCGTGCTATTCTGTTCAAG AAACTAGCGGATTATGTAGGTCTGCCTTGTCGGATTGCTCGAGGTTGCAAGTATTGTGTTTCTGAGTATCAATCGTCATGCCTTATTAAAATTGAGGATGAAAGGAAGCTTTCAAG GGAATATGTTGTTGATCTAGTTGGGCAACCAGGACACATTCATGGTCCCGATTCATCAATCAATGGAAATATACTTGCCCCTGTGCCCTCTCCGTTTCAAATAACTCACATAAAAGAAGTTCAGCAAGATGTGAAGAATAAGATTGATTGTCAATCGGTGAAATCAAAGTATGCACGCGGGAATAACAATCCTATGCGTTCAG ATGGAGCCAAGGGTGTTAGccttccagatagagtagaaaaTGACGAGAGCAGCGTGGAAGTTCTTGATGCTGGTGCCACAGTGTCCAAAGATGGTCATTCTAAACCAGGAACCGACAGAATTATCATAAAACAGACCTACAAAAAGGAGATTGTTGTAGCAGGAAATGCACTTTTAGCTCAAGCTGGACGACAACCTCCAAAAGTATCCTTCTGTGAAAGCAAAGATGAGTCGCAGATTAAGAACAAATGTTCTGATAATGTGAAATATCATGCTTCATTGATTCCTAGATATTTGAGTATAGAGCCTTCTCTTGCAATGGATTGGCTCGAGATCGCATGGGATGAGTTACACATTAAAGAACGCGTTGGAGCTG GATCTTTTGGCACAGTTCATCGGGCGGAATGGCATGGATCG GATGTAGCAGTTAAAGTTCTAACTATCCAAGATTTTCATGATGATCAATTGAAGGAGTTTCTAAGGGAG GTTGCCATTATGAAACGTGTCCGTCATCCCAATGTCGTGCTGTTCATGGGTGCTGTTACGAGACGTCCACATCTCTCAATAGTAACAGAGTACTTGCCGAG AGGCAGTCTATTCCGCCTGATACACAGGCCAGCTGCTGGGGAGATATTGGACCAGAGGAGACGACTACGCATGGCTCTGGACGTG GCTAAGGGAATAAATTATCTTCATCGTCTCAACCCACCTATTGTCCACTGGGACCTAAAATCGCCGAATCTGTTGGTTGATCGGAATTGGACTGTTAAG GTGTGTGATTTCGGCCTGTCAAGATTCAAAGCAAATACATTCATATCATCAAAGTCTGTTGCTGGAACC CCTGAATGGATGGCCCCTGAATTTCTTCGGGGAGAGCCCTCAAATGAGAAATCTGACGTTTACAGTTTCGGAGTAATTTTATGGGAGCTCGTCACAATGCAACAACCTTGGAGCGGTCTTAGCCCTGCCCAG GTGGTTGGAGCAGTTGCTTTCCAGAATCGAAGGCTTGCGATCCCAGCAAACACCTCGCCCATCTTGGTGTCTCTGATGGAGTCTTGCTGGGCCGA CGACCCCGCGGAGCGCCCCTCATTTGCGAGCATAGTGGATACGCTGAAGAAGCTGCTTAAATCTCCGCTGCAGTTGATACAGATGGGCGGCCCCTGA
- the LOC130992553 gene encoding serine/threonine-protein kinase CTR1-like isoform X1, translating into MPHRTTYFFPRQFPDRSLAADHEKKQVVVDEIQDKEDSPPKGGVTCDKIHGKQLAAFVKWLSDKKHRDKSQFAKIKSYDHDHDIEEEDESTQRLLPPPEQPTNESGIERQISLQRVSSEGSTSYAGSLFSGTTLDGNWSANTTGILKEPAGVKEEEGDGVMQRYKEGYYLQLMFAKRLTQQAALVTEPLLLPERRMGGSPDADTVSYRLWVSGCLSYSDKITDGFYNILGMNPYLWLMCNEVEEGRRMPSLIALSNVEPNDSSLEVILVDRRGDSQLRELEDKAQEIYFSAESNITLAEELGKLVALSLGGSFPLEQGDLHRGWKLVDQRFKDLYKCIVIPIGSLSMGLCRHRAILFKKLADYVGLPCRIARGCKYCVSEYQSSCLIKIEDERKLSREYVVDLVGQPGHIHGPDSSINGNILAPVPSPFQITHIKEVQQDVKNKIDCQSVKSKYARGNNNPMRSACTDGAKGVSLPDRVENDESSVEVLDAGATVSKDGHSKPGTDRIIIKQTYKKEIVVAGNALLAQAGRQPPKVSFCESKDESQIKNKCSDNVKYHASLIPRYLSIEPSLAMDWLEIAWDELHIKERVGAGSFGTVHRAEWHGSDVAVKVLTIQDFHDDQLKEFLREVAIMKRVRHPNVVLFMGAVTRRPHLSIVTEYLPRGSLFRLIHRPAAGEILDQRRRLRMALDVAKGINYLHRLNPPIVHWDLKSPNLLVDRNWTVKVCDFGLSRFKANTFISSKSVAGTPEWMAPEFLRGEPSNEKSDVYSFGVILWELVTMQQPWSGLSPAQVVGAVAFQNRRLAIPANTSPILVSLMESCWADDPAERPSFASIVDTLKKLLKSPLQLIQMGGP; encoded by the exons ATGCCGCATCGAACCACTTACTTTTTCCCGCGGCAATTTCCTGACCGCAGCTTGGCGGCGGATCACGAGAAGAAGCAGGTGGTGGTAGATGAGATTCAGGACAAGGAGGACTCCCCTCCTAAAGGTGGAGTCACGTGCGACAAGATTCACGGGAAGCAGCTCGCCGCCTTCGTCAAGTGGCTTTCCGACAAGAAACACAGGGACAAATCCCAATTCGCCAAGATCAAATCGTACGATCACGACCATGAtattgaggaagaagatgaatcGACGCAGCGCCTCCTGCCGCCGCCGGAGCAGCCTACAAATGAGAGTGGTATCGAGCGGCAGATTTCGCTGCAGAGAGTGTCGAGCGAGGGGAGCACCAGCTACGCCGGGAGCTTGTTTTCCGGGACCACTTTGGACGGGAATTGGTCGGCGAATACTACTGGAATACTCAAGGAGCCTGCCGGAGTGAAGGAGGAGGAGGGCGATGGGGTGATGCAGAGGTATAAAGAGGGCTACTATCTGCAGCTCATGTTTGCCAAACGCCTCACTCAACAGGCGGCGCTTGTGACGGAGCCTCTGCTTCTGCCGGAACGAAGGATGGGCGGCTCCCCCGATGCCGACACCGTCTCCTATCGTCTTTGG GTGAGTGGTTGCTTGTCATACAGTGACAAAATAACTGATGGATTCTACAACATTTTGGGGATGAATCCATATCTATGGCTAATGTGCAACGAGGTGGAGGAAGGTAGAAGGATGCCCTCATTGATTGCACTCTCAAATGTCGAACCCAATGATTCTTCATTGGAGGTGATTTTGGTGGATCGTCGTGGCGATTCACAGCTCAGAGAGCTTGAAGATAAAGCTCAGGAGATATATTTCTCTGCTGAGAGTAACATCACTTTGGCAGAGGAGCTTGGGAAACTTGTTGCTCTCTCTTTGGG GGGCTCTTTTCCTTTGGAGCAAGGCGACCTTCACCGTGGCTGGAAGTTGGTTGATCAGAGATTTAAGGATTTGTACAAATGCATCGTCATTCCAATTGGCAGCCTATCTATGGGACTTTGCAGGCACCGTGCTATTCTGTTCAAG AAACTAGCGGATTATGTAGGTCTGCCTTGTCGGATTGCTCGAGGTTGCAAGTATTGTGTTTCTGAGTATCAATCGTCATGCCTTATTAAAATTGAGGATGAAAGGAAGCTTTCAAG GGAATATGTTGTTGATCTAGTTGGGCAACCAGGACACATTCATGGTCCCGATTCATCAATCAATGGAAATATACTTGCCCCTGTGCCCTCTCCGTTTCAAATAACTCACATAAAAGAAGTTCAGCAAGATGTGAAGAATAAGATTGATTGTCAATCGGTGAAATCAAAGTATGCACGCGGGAATAACAATCCTATGCGTTCAG CTTGCACAGATGGAGCCAAGGGTGTTAGccttccagatagagtagaaaaTGACGAGAGCAGCGTGGAAGTTCTTGATGCTGGTGCCACAGTGTCCAAAGATGGTCATTCTAAACCAGGAACCGACAGAATTATCATAAAACAGACCTACAAAAAGGAGATTGTTGTAGCAGGAAATGCACTTTTAGCTCAAGCTGGACGACAACCTCCAAAAGTATCCTTCTGTGAAAGCAAAGATGAGTCGCAGATTAAGAACAAATGTTCTGATAATGTGAAATATCATGCTTCATTGATTCCTAGATATTTGAGTATAGAGCCTTCTCTTGCAATGGATTGGCTCGAGATCGCATGGGATGAGTTACACATTAAAGAACGCGTTGGAGCTG GATCTTTTGGCACAGTTCATCGGGCGGAATGGCATGGATCG GATGTAGCAGTTAAAGTTCTAACTATCCAAGATTTTCATGATGATCAATTGAAGGAGTTTCTAAGGGAG GTTGCCATTATGAAACGTGTCCGTCATCCCAATGTCGTGCTGTTCATGGGTGCTGTTACGAGACGTCCACATCTCTCAATAGTAACAGAGTACTTGCCGAG AGGCAGTCTATTCCGCCTGATACACAGGCCAGCTGCTGGGGAGATATTGGACCAGAGGAGACGACTACGCATGGCTCTGGACGTG GCTAAGGGAATAAATTATCTTCATCGTCTCAACCCACCTATTGTCCACTGGGACCTAAAATCGCCGAATCTGTTGGTTGATCGGAATTGGACTGTTAAG GTGTGTGATTTCGGCCTGTCAAGATTCAAAGCAAATACATTCATATCATCAAAGTCTGTTGCTGGAACC CCTGAATGGATGGCCCCTGAATTTCTTCGGGGAGAGCCCTCAAATGAGAAATCTGACGTTTACAGTTTCGGAGTAATTTTATGGGAGCTCGTCACAATGCAACAACCTTGGAGCGGTCTTAGCCCTGCCCAG GTGGTTGGAGCAGTTGCTTTCCAGAATCGAAGGCTTGCGATCCCAGCAAACACCTCGCCCATCTTGGTGTCTCTGATGGAGTCTTGCTGGGCCGA CGACCCCGCGGAGCGCCCCTCATTTGCGAGCATAGTGGATACGCTGAAGAAGCTGCTTAAATCTCCGCTGCAGTTGATACAGATGGGCGGCCCCTGA
- the LOC130993824 gene encoding uncharacterized protein LOC130993824: protein MWSDLVLQAAIFVILALMFLFSQSIPQKLLTKLRLFRRRSQLQAKRHFVLAAQLLSEATSADGARRAEAEADQAIALDPTDAASHILKALALERQGFRTSALASLDAALSPLAVGTLSHTEKTDALLKRAQLQAAGA, encoded by the coding sequence atGTGGAGCGATTTGGTTCTACAGGCTGCAATATTTGTGATCTTGGCGTTGATGTTCCTCTTCTCACAAAGCATCCCCCAAAAGCTCTTGACGAAGCTGCGCCTCTTCCGCCGCCGTTCCCAACTCCAAGCGAAGCGCCACTTCGTCCTCGCGGCCCAGCTCCTTTCGGAGGCCACCTCCGCCGACGGCGCCCGCCGCGCCGAGGCCGAGGCCGATCAAGCCATCGCCCTCGACCCTACCGACGCCGCCTCCCACATCCTCAAGGCGCTGGCCCTCGAGCGCCAGGGCTTCAGGACCTCCGCTCTCGCTTCGCTCGACGCCGCGCTCTCGCCGCTCGCCGTCGGGACCCTCAGCCACACCGAGAAGACGGACGCGCTGCTCAAGCGGGCCCAGCTGCAGGCCGCCGGAGCCTAA
- the LOC130992690 gene encoding uncharacterized protein LOC130992690, whose protein sequence is MYESKKMAPHCLILCSVVRRLWKSSPWWKWLKDCSHMSMRDIFFKVADVVDDSELDLFCVCLWRLGVCVMRRTAAFPGKEIVAGFRLSGPTCVLMWMWRGKKGAV, encoded by the exons ATGTACGAAAGCAAGAAAATGGCCCCTCATTGTCTGATTCTCTGCTCTGTGGTTCGACGTCTATGGAAGTCCTCCCCTTGGTGGAAGTGGCTTAAGGATTGCTCTCACATGTCTATGCGAGATATCTTTTTTAAGGTTGCTGATGTGGTGGATGATAGTGAGCTTGATCTGTTCTGTGTCTGCCTTTG GAGGCTCGGGGTTTGTGTGATGCGGAGAACCGCAGCCTTCCCAGGGAAGGAGATTGTCGCTGGGTTCCGCCTAAGCGGACCTACCTGCGTCTTGATGTGGATGTGGCGAGGAAAGAAGGGGGCTGTGTAG